GGAATGTTAATTTTATTGTTTCAAGGGTCGGTCGTGGTTTGGAATGGATTTAATTAGTTTTTCTGTACCTGGTAATTTACTATTAATGGGCGAGTATTCTATTTTGGAAGAGGGTGGACTTGGGCTCTCAGTTGCAATTAGTGAAAGAGCTTATTTTACTTTCAAAAGGAGTGATAAGTGGCGTTTCTTTAGCAAAAGAACCAAAATTGAGAGTTTTTCTTTGATAGAAAATGAAGATGATTTCGTGTTTCAAATGTTTAGATATTTGAAGCGAGAATGTTATTTTAGCTTAGAAGATTTTCCTTGCGATGTTTATATCGATACGGGTGCTTTTTTTTTAAATAACGGTGTGAAGAAGGGATTTGGATCTAGTGCAGTTGTTGCTGTTGGGGTTGTTTGTGGTATTTTTTTGCTTTCCGAAGCCACTTATCATTTCAAGAGAGATGAGATTTTTAAGTGTTGTCTAGATGCTTATAGGCATGCTCAAGGGGGTATGGGTAGTGGATATGATATTGCAACTAGTATCTTTGGTGGTGTTGTTCAATTTACGGGAGGAAATATTCCCACATATGAATTTTTAGAGAAAATAGACTTTAGTGATTTTTATTTAATGCAGGGTAGCCGAGAAGTGAAAACCACCAGTTCAATTATTAAATACAATGAACATCGATCCTCTTTGATTGATTTTATAGAGAATATGAATATTTTGATGAGGAAAATTGTTCTGAGATCTAGTAATTCTTATTCTTGTTTTTTGTCTGGTCTAAGGGAGGCAAAGAATGTGGGATTAGAAATCGGGGAAAAGATAGGAATTTTGGCCGATTTACCCTTAAATCTTACTTATCTTGAAAATGAGTGTGCTTTAATTAAGGCTTTGGGAGCCGGGAATGAAACTTTTTTAGTTTATAAACCAAATTTCGAAGTTTTTAAGCAGTACGATCTTAGCTTGATAAATCTAGATTTAGATGGTGTAAGACTTTAAAAGTGGATGTTTGTAATAAAAAAACCTTCTAAGATATTATTCCTAGGAGAGCATAGTGCTATTTATGGGTTTCCAGTTATTGGTGCAACAATCCCTCTTTATATGCATTTAGTATACGCCTTTTCTATTTCTTGGAAGTATTTGGGAGTTACTTCCTTAAAAATAGATCAGGTGGTGCATTTTATTAGAAATAGATTTAGTAAAGTTAGACCCATTGAATTTTTAATATTTTCAGAGATTCCAGTTGGAATAGGTCTTGGGTCTTCTGCTAGTCTTAGTTTGTGCTTTGCAGAGTATATTGTGACGCATAACGAGTATGAGAAGTTCGATAAGGTTTCGCTGGCACGTGAAATTGAAAATATTTTTCACGGCAGATCTTCTGGCATGGATATTTTACTAATCGATTTGAATGGAATTTTTTATTTAGAAAATAAGGGCGATGTTTTGCTTGCTCAAAAAATGGAGTCTTGTAATTTTTATTTCTTAATAGGAGCAGTAAGAAGGGAGATTGAAACGAGTAAAATAATATCTAATTTAAATCATAGAATATCCCTTAATAACAAATTATTTGAGATTATTGAAGAATTAGGATCCATTACTAAGAGTTCTTATTCTGCTTTTTGTAAGCGAGATTTTTCTTCACTGGTAGATAATATAGATCTTGCAAATAGTTGTTTAAATTCTTTAAATTTATCCTCGGGTACTCTTGATTACATAATCAAAAAAGGGAAAGAATTTAAAGCCCTTGCTGGTAAATTAAGTGGGGCTGGTCGAGGTGGAGCTTTTATTTTGGCTTTCAAAGACGAACATGATGCCATGATAGCCCTGGAAAGGCTGGACGAGGACTTAAAGAAAAACAACATTAACCTGCTTTTAAAGCTCAGGGTTTTCAAGGTCTAGACCTCTTCTTAAAGACAGACCAGACACAGACGTCCCTGCACTCACTGTCAGGCATAACTTACAAACAAGATCCGGTCTTGGCTGAATTCTTAGGTAAAATCCGAGACACTCATCCCAAAAAATCCTCTTTTATAACGAAACAAGGCACATAGACTCCTTGGGATTTCTACAGCATCCATCCACAGAAAGCACGGTAACATAAGCACGAAGGCACAAGCTAAACGGATAAAGCAAAACACAAGAACCCAATCCAAAAACTGGGTCCAGAGGGAGTCGAACCCCCGACATCCTGCTTGTAAGGCAGGCGCTCTGACCAACTGAGCTATGAACCCTTTTATACTAGTAGACATTATATAGGATAAGATTTATTCCTGTCAATTTGTTTGAAATTTTTCTCCAAAGATGATTATGAATATATTTCGGTTATTCTGTGTTCTTACAATGTGACCACCCATTCTACTTGTATCTTTATTTAAAAGAGCTTCTTTGTGGTGTGGGCTTTCAAGCCAAGCGTCCATTATATCTTTAACACCCATACCCGTTGCTAGGATTTCTTTTATTCTACAAAAATATTTGTCGTATTTTTTAACTCTTTGCATTGGAGTTGTACCAAAAAGAGTGTGAGTTAGTACATTATGTTTACTAAGGGAGGTTGCATATTCTTTTGCAACCATTTCAAGAGTATTGTCTATTTTTAATTTTTTCAGATTAAGACCATCTCTTAATTGATAAATTGAGGAGTATAAAAATTTTAGGGTTTGATCTGCGCTTAAGGGTATAAATTGAGCTGTAAGAATTAAAATGATAGAAATAATTTTCCTTTGCATAATTATCCTACCTATAATAAAATGATACTATCATACCATATATCTAATTGATCTTAATAGGGGGACAGTATGTTAAATCATTTAGATTATTTAAAAAAAGACCACTCAGATAAGATAAATCTAAAGCTTCAAGAGTTGTTGTCAGGATTTCATGTTTTCTATTCTAATTTAAGAGGCATTCATTGGAATATAAAGAGTGTTAATTTTTTTGTGATTCATAAAAGAACACAAAAACTTTATGAATATATTTCAGAGGTTATTGATGTTTTAGCTGAGAGATCTAGAGCGTTGGGTTATGAATCTGAGTTTAGATATTCTGAATTTTCGAAAAATTCTTTTGTTAAAGAGCTTAGTATGGAGTCAACTTCAAGTTTTTCTCTCTCAGTAAGTGGGATTGTTCGTGACCTTGGTATCATTCTTAAAAATATCTTTGAGACAAGAGGTATTGTAGAAGATGCATCTGATTATGGAACGGCTAATGTTTTAGATGATATTATGGTCTCGCTTGAGAAATATTTATGGATGTATAGATCTTTGATGGGTCATTGCGAATGTTCATGCTGTAAAGAGAAATGCTGTAAAGAGAAGTGTTGTGAAGGTAAAACCTGTGAAGAGAAGTGCTGTGAAGGTAAAGC
The sequence above is drawn from the Borrelia sp. RT5S genome and encodes:
- a CDS encoding phosphomevalonate kinase, translating into MDLISFSVPGNLLLMGEYSILEEGGLGLSVAISERAYFTFKRSDKWRFFSKRTKIESFSLIENEDDFVFQMFRYLKRECYFSLEDFPCDVYIDTGAFFLNNGVKKGFGSSAVVAVGVVCGIFLLSEATYHFKRDEIFKCCLDAYRHAQGGMGSGYDIATSIFGGVVQFTGGNIPTYEFLEKIDFSDFYLMQGSREVKTTSSIIKYNEHRSSLIDFIENMNILMRKIVLRSSNSYSCFLSGLREAKNVGLEIGEKIGILADLPLNLTYLENECALIKALGAGNETFLVYKPNFEVFKQYDLSLINLDLDGVRL
- the mvk gene encoding mevalonate kinase; translated protein: MFVIKKPSKILFLGEHSAIYGFPVIGATIPLYMHLVYAFSISWKYLGVTSLKIDQVVHFIRNRFSKVRPIEFLIFSEIPVGIGLGSSASLSLCFAEYIVTHNEYEKFDKVSLAREIENIFHGRSSGMDILLIDLNGIFYLENKGDVLLAQKMESCNFYFLIGAVRREIETSKIISNLNHRISLNNKLFEIIEELGSITKSSYSAFCKRDFSSLVDNIDLANSCLNSLNLSSGTLDYIIKKGKEFKALAGKLSGAGRGGAFILAFKDEHDAMIALERLDEDLKKNNINLLLKLRVFKV
- a CDS encoding CAP domain-containing protein, with protein sequence MQRKIISIILILTAQFIPLSADQTLKFLYSSIYQLRDGLNLKKLKIDNTLEMVAKEYATSLSKHNVLTHTLFGTTPMQRVKKYDKYFCRIKEILATGMGVKDIMDAWLESPHHKEALLNKDTSRMGGHIVRTQNNRNIFIIIFGEKFQTN
- a CDS encoding Dps family protein; translation: MLNHLDYLKKDHSDKINLKLQELLSGFHVFYSNLRGIHWNIKSVNFFVIHKRTQKLYEYISEVIDVLAERSRALGYESEFRYSEFSKNSFVKELSMESTSSFSLSVSGIVRDLGIILKNIFETRGIVEDASDYGTANVLDDIMVSLEKYLWMYRSLMGHCECSCCKEKCCKEKCCEGKTCEEKCCEGKACEE